The Melitaea cinxia chromosome 8, ilMelCinx1.1, whole genome shotgun sequence genomic interval atttcactcattataatgaaataatattttagcacTTATGTAGTTGAAACTTGTGTAAATACAATATTCACAGCGGGAACAGAGTCGGCAAGACGCTTGTTATGCTATTGATGAGTCGTCCATACAATGAGAACAGCTTACCACCAGGCGGTTCGTACGTTTATTTGTTACAcaagcaattaaaaaaacacatcaTATAATCTAATGTATGTGAAAGCATGAGATCGTGTTGGAAAATAAGCATCTGTATGacttgtacattttttttatacaactaggtggCAAACGAACCTAGGGATCacctgatgatgatgattacagAAGCATGAAAcgcgtgatttttataattatgatatatctTAAGTAAAAACGCTTATTAGTTTAtcttaagtaatataaaaattgaacaataaagtTTCGGGTATCTGCCACCCACCTCATAGCTATCGTAACAATTTTTCTTTCATTCACGCCGGGTTAAATATATACTGTATTTgagtaaaaaaaagtgtttatgtcagctccgacgcacgactggagtttactccttcagatcaactgtctacataaagacaaaaaagtcttactagtctaagaaaaagattaatactatatcaaatggtaaataaacgaatcaaataaggCCATCTACTTGTATCGAAGATCCTTTAGACTttacgcgatagatggcgttacgagaaacgtaacgaggtcatacgttcagtagattttactcctcatatttttttcatatcgggggccttatatgaaaatcgagtcttaaggagttaactctaatcattttatataagtaaatttagtagtagtagttagttttttagttttagttgttttttttattaacaaactaTCATGTTTGTGTGAATGTTTAGTAGGCAAAGCATTTCATTATTACATTACCCGGACAAAATTACCACGACTACAAACATAATATCTATGTTCGTAATTCTGATTGCTTTTATTGTATGCGATTTCAAGATCAATcggtattaaaactattaacgtttactttgcttttaaataaaagacgACTCGTATAATAAAGATTTCGTGTATTGTCTGACCAAATAACAAcgaataatgaatgaataaatgatgaacgttacaatttaaatatttttgaacaaagaaaaaaagtcGTATGAAGTTAGGCGAGGTCCCCCCGCCCGTCGTCCTCTCATTGGCTGATAAGCGGCAACTTCACATTAGAAGCACCACTGCCCACTAGATGTCGCTTGAACATGGCCCCCGCCTTGGAAGTACCTACTTCCAAAGAAAAAGGGTTTCAGCATGATGTGGCCTCTTTGGTTGCGCCCTCGTCTACCGGCTGCAACGGCAGCGGGCAGATTTTTGAGAAAGCTCGTTGAACGATGCCCGTTGATGTGCGAATATCTGTAACACAAGCAACACCATCCTTGCCTGGATAGGTGCGTAAAATCCTCCCCAATCTCCACTTCAGAGGCGGGAGATTATCCTCTTTGATAAGCACCAGGGTGTCAATAGAGATGTCGCCTGCATTGTGTTTCCACTTAGTTCTGAGCTGGAGCTCCGACACAAATTCCTTCGACCATCGCTTCCAGAAGTGTTCCCGCATTTGCTCCACCCTTTCGTAGCGAGTGAGACAGCTGTTGTTCCAAGCAGTGAGATTGCTGGCAGGCGCGATCAGCGGTCGTCCAATTAGGAAATGAGCTGGGGTGAGAGGAGAAAAATCGTTGGGATCAGAGGACATAGGAGTTAGGGGACGGGAATTTAAGACAGCCTCGATTTATGTTAATACAGTACTGAGTATGTTAAGTTCTCATATGTTAAGTTCGCGTTACCGATTACACGTTTCAAATGAAACTTACATGATTTTATCCCTGCCTCCCATAAACCACCAAAATGAGGAGCGTAAGGCGGGATAAACCTGAAGCTTATGCCAATATCAGCTGCAaaatcgaatattttattaacgttttTATTGAGTTCATGTAAAAACTCTTTTTCAGCACCAACGAAATTTTTTCCGTTGTCAGATAATATCTCTGCCGGCTTACCGCGACGAGAAATAAAACGTTTAAGTGCTAGAATATAATCTTGTGTGGAGAGGCCACTGACTAATTCTAAATGTATAGCTCgagtaataaaacatataaataaacaaatataacctTTAACAATCCTGGCTCCCCTCCCTTTACGATTTAACAAATGAACTGGTCCAGCGTAGTCCACGCCACAACGTATAAACGGAAACCCGACTTCTAAACGTTCAGAGGGCAGATTACCCATGATGGGATTCAAAGTCTTACCTTTCATTCGCGTACA includes:
- the LOC123655821 gene encoding uncharacterized protein LOC123655821, with product MSSDPNDFSPLTPAHFLIGRPLIAPASNLTAWNNSCLTRYERVEQMREHFWKRWSKEFVSELQLRTKWKHNAGDISIDTLVLIKEDNLPPLKWRLGRILRTYPGKDGVACVTDIRTSTGIVQRAFSKICPLPLQPVDEGATKEATSC